A single Methylobacterium sp. 17Sr1-1 DNA region contains:
- a CDS encoding TonB-dependent siderophore receptor: MRSHPRRPVRSCRLVAALAGGVSLIGLAAGGAAAQEATPPRQGAAAGGAIQLEAIDVAGNGAANGAPAGATVIAARPKEDPRGPIDGYVAKRTLTSTKTDTPLIETPQSVTVIGREQLDALKPQQVADAVAYSAGVYGNVFGPDPRVDFFLIRGFTANDTGLYRDGLQLFNYGFATYKVDPFGLERIDVLRGPASVLFGQGGPGGLINLISKKPPTEPLNYVEVGGGSFGQKYLAFDFGGPADKEGHWFYRLTGIGRQGGTQIDGLDENRGYIAPSFTYKPDGATTFTLLSNFQYDDTGRLNAFLPYYGTVRPTVLGLRIPQNANVSDPFNNTYRRSQASVGYEFEHVFDDTWTFRQNLRYAFSDSLDDAFLGGLFGLNGTGYADANQTQIARYRFRASSRARLFNVDNQAVARFDDGLFKHTFLLGLDYKNFQLNDNNATGGFVGPTVANFNIITPNYGSPSVPVAPYLVNYDVFQQLGLYYQDQIKLTPELTLVVSGRGDFTSNEVNNRLASTQTRQSANAFTQRYGLIYNFDFGLAPYVSYATFFNPQVGTNAFSQPFKPTTGDQYEVGVKYEIPGANAFLTLAAFDLALANTLTPDPNFATNQLQLGETRSRGFEAQLVANITKDFNVVASFTSYNLEVTKGDVGVIGKTPVNTPETLTSVFADYTIPTGDWAGFGFGAGVRYVGRSFADVNNTLTVPERALFDAVVHYSRDNWRFAINAANLADKRFVSSCQSVTACFYGEQRRITASLSYKW, encoded by the coding sequence ATGCGTTCCCATCCCCGCCGTCCCGTCCGGTCCTGCCGCCTCGTCGCCGCCCTCGCCGGCGGCGTCTCCCTGATCGGCCTCGCCGCCGGGGGCGCGGCGGCGCAGGAGGCGACGCCGCCCCGCCAGGGTGCGGCCGCCGGCGGCGCGATCCAGCTCGAGGCGATCGACGTCGCCGGCAACGGCGCGGCCAACGGAGCGCCGGCCGGTGCGACGGTGATCGCGGCCCGCCCGAAGGAGGATCCGCGCGGCCCGATCGACGGCTACGTCGCCAAGCGGACGCTCACCTCGACCAAGACCGACACGCCGCTGATCGAGACCCCGCAATCGGTCACCGTGATCGGGCGCGAGCAGCTCGACGCCTTGAAGCCGCAGCAGGTCGCCGACGCGGTCGCCTACTCGGCCGGCGTCTACGGCAACGTGTTCGGGCCGGATCCGCGGGTCGACTTCTTCCTGATCCGCGGCTTCACGGCGAACGACACCGGCCTGTACCGGGACGGCCTGCAGCTCTTCAACTACGGCTTCGCCACCTACAAGGTCGACCCGTTCGGCCTCGAGCGCATCGACGTGCTGCGCGGGCCGGCCTCGGTCCTGTTCGGCCAGGGCGGCCCCGGCGGCCTGATCAACCTGATCAGCAAGAAGCCGCCCACCGAGCCCCTGAACTACGTCGAGGTCGGCGGCGGCTCGTTCGGCCAGAAATACCTCGCCTTTGATTTCGGCGGTCCGGCCGACAAGGAGGGCCACTGGTTCTACCGCCTGACCGGCATCGGCCGGCAGGGCGGCACCCAGATCGACGGGCTCGACGAGAATCGCGGCTACATCGCCCCGTCCTTCACCTACAAGCCGGACGGCGCCACCACCTTCACGCTGCTGTCGAACTTCCAGTACGACGATACCGGCCGCCTCAACGCGTTCCTGCCATATTACGGCACGGTCCGGCCGACGGTGCTCGGCCTGCGCATCCCGCAGAACGCCAACGTCTCGGATCCGTTCAACAACACCTACCGGCGCAGCCAGGCCAGCGTCGGCTACGAGTTCGAGCACGTCTTCGACGACACCTGGACCTTCCGGCAGAACCTGCGCTACGCCTTCAGCGATTCGCTCGACGACGCGTTCCTCGGCGGCCTGTTCGGCCTGAACGGCACCGGCTACGCCGACGCGAACCAGACCCAGATCGCCCGCTACCGCTTCCGCGCCTCTTCGCGGGCCCGCCTGTTCAACGTCGACAACCAGGCGGTGGCCCGGTTCGACGACGGCCTGTTCAAGCACACCTTCCTGCTGGGCCTCGACTACAAGAACTTCCAGCTCAACGACAACAACGCCACCGGCGGCTTCGTCGGCCCGACGGTCGCCAACTTCAACATCATCACGCCGAACTACGGCAGCCCGAGCGTCCCGGTCGCGCCCTACCTCGTCAATTACGACGTGTTCCAGCAGCTCGGCCTCTACTACCAGGACCAGATCAAGCTCACGCCCGAGCTGACCCTGGTCGTGTCCGGCCGCGGCGACTTCACCTCGAACGAGGTCAACAACCGGCTCGCCAGCACGCAGACGCGGCAATCGGCCAATGCCTTCACGCAGCGCTACGGCCTGATCTACAACTTCGATTTCGGCCTGGCGCCGTATGTCAGCTACGCGACCTTCTTCAACCCGCAGGTCGGCACCAACGCCTTCAGCCAGCCGTTCAAGCCGACCACCGGCGACCAGTACGAGGTCGGCGTCAAGTACGAGATCCCGGGCGCCAACGCCTTCCTGACGCTCGCCGCCTTCGATCTCGCCCTCGCCAACACCCTGACCCCCGACCCGAACTTCGCGACCAACCAGCTCCAGCTCGGGGAGACCCGCTCGCGCGGCTTCGAGGCCCAGCTGGTGGCCAACATCACCAAGGATTTCAACGTCGTCGCGTCGTTCACGAGCTACAACCTCGAAGTCACCAAGGGCGATGTCGGCGTGATCGGCAAGACGCCCGTCAACACGCCCGAGACCCTGACCTCGGTCTTCGCCGACTACACGATCCCGACCGGCGACTGGGCCGGCTTCGGCTTCGGCGCCGGCGTGCGCTATGTCGGCCGCTCCTTCGCCGACGTGAACAACACCCTGACGGTGCCCGAGCGGGCCCTGTTCGACGCGGTGGTCCATTACAGCCGCGACAACTGGCGCTTCGCCATCAACGCCGCCAACCTCGCCGACAAGCGCTTCGTCTCGTCGTGCCAGTCGGTCACCGCCTGCTTCTACGGCGAGCAGCGCCGCATCACCGCGAGCTTGAGCTACAAGTGGTGA
- a CDS encoding IS4 family transposase codes for MRGFGSGDVRTEARGAWLFERIVTTGSVVLSTVGGSEAGTAAAHRYLSSPCADWQGILQAFAARTAQACAGRPIVAVQDTSEINFTPAAAGRHGLGPAGNGRNPGFFLHPVIAVDAEDEAVLGLVDAQLWTRAARQTAPRHRRPVEDKESQRWITGAAAAATALADTARSLIVVADQEGDIYSHFARRPAGSDLLVRARHDRPLVEGGSLQDKASWPVATTGTVEVPARPGVPARIAKVRLQAGPVEVVRPSGPGAREPASLRLHGVCVQELEPPVGVTPLCWRLLTTRAVPDAAAAQDMVRLYRLRWRIEEVFRALKRDGLGLDETQVRVPDKLFRLSALALGAAVRILQLVDARDGSRRPMQDVLDKAALPVVAELGRACEGSTDRLRNPHPVGNLSWLEWIVARHGGWNAHNSPPGPKVVARGWERFSAMLAGALLARDSLPSRP; via the coding sequence ATGCGAGGCTTTGGATCGGGCGACGTACGCACCGAGGCCCGGGGGGCGTGGCTGTTTGAGCGGATCGTCACCACCGGCAGCGTGGTGCTGAGCACGGTGGGCGGCAGCGAAGCCGGTACGGCGGCCGCCCATCGCTACCTTTCCTCGCCCTGCGCTGACTGGCAGGGCATCCTGCAGGCTTTTGCAGCCCGCACGGCCCAGGCCTGCGCCGGGCGTCCGATCGTGGCCGTCCAGGACACGAGCGAGATCAACTTCACCCCAGCTGCTGCTGGCCGCCATGGCCTGGGGCCGGCCGGCAACGGCCGCAATCCCGGCTTCTTCCTGCACCCGGTCATCGCCGTCGATGCCGAGGACGAGGCGGTGCTGGGCTTGGTCGACGCCCAGCTCTGGACCCGCGCCGCCCGCCAGACGGCGCCACGTCACCGGCGGCCAGTCGAGGACAAGGAGAGCCAGCGCTGGATCACCGGAGCGGCCGCTGCCGCGACGGCTTTGGCCGACACGGCCCGGAGCTTGATCGTGGTCGCCGACCAGGAGGGCGACATCTACAGCCACTTCGCCCGTCGGCCCGCGGGCAGCGATCTTCTGGTGCGGGCACGCCATGACCGGCCACTGGTTGAAGGGGGCAGCCTTCAGGACAAGGCGTCATGGCCCGTCGCGACAACCGGCACCGTGGAGGTGCCGGCTCGCCCTGGGGTGCCGGCCCGCATCGCCAAGGTGAGGCTGCAGGCCGGACCGGTCGAGGTGGTCCGTCCCTCCGGCCCAGGCGCCCGCGAGCCGGCCAGCCTGAGGCTGCATGGCGTCTGCGTGCAGGAACTCGAGCCGCCTGTGGGCGTGACGCCCTTGTGCTGGCGGCTTCTGACGACGCGGGCGGTGCCGGATGCCGCCGCCGCGCAGGACATGGTGCGGCTGTACCGGTTGAGGTGGCGGATCGAGGAGGTGTTCCGCGCTCTCAAGCGCGACGGGCTCGGCCTGGACGAGACACAGGTGCGGGTGCCAGACAAGCTGTTCCGGCTGAGTGCCTTGGCGCTGGGAGCCGCCGTGCGGATCCTGCAGTTGGTCGATGCCCGCGACGGCAGCCGACGACCGATGCAGGACGTTCTGGATAAGGCGGCTCTGCCAGTGGTCGCGGAACTGGGGCGGGCCTGCGAGGGCAGCACGGACCGCCTGCGCAACCCTCACCCCGTCGGCAACCTGAGCTGGTTAGAGTGGATCGTGGCCCGCCACGGCGGCTGGAACGCTCACAACTCGCCACCCGGTCCCAAGGTCGTCGCGCGCGGATGGGAGCGCTTCTCGGCCATGCTCGCCGGTGCCCTCCTCGCGAGAGACTCACTTCCGTCAAGGCCGTAG
- a CDS encoding class I SAM-dependent methyltransferase yields the protein MSSPLHLVRHAVPFTSYPYRGEGMACNLCGGTQTLTVAETDRRLKRLRSVACTECGLIRTDPMPTAAELDAYYASAYRAAYQFALGRRPPRHHLHRSRREAGFRADLLGPALRPGARVLDFGSGSGEFLAAAVARGCTVTGIEPGRSYAAFARAEHGARVLDGFEGLSSEERFDVVTVHHVLEHLRDPVDTLARLALRLAPGGVLYAAVPNMAATGKPPHERFHFAHVHGFVRETLDRAARRAGLVPHPDYWREDTTVVYRSAEASDGPAPAAPGLAQDLAAALAPVRPGAYLASGAWLRPMVRRNAKAIRDTFGGR from the coding sequence ATGTCCTCGCCGCTCCACCTCGTCCGGCATGCCGTCCCGTTCACCTCCTACCCGTACCGGGGCGAGGGGATGGCGTGCAATCTCTGCGGCGGGACGCAGACCCTGACCGTGGCCGAGACCGACCGGCGGCTGAAGCGGCTGCGCTCGGTCGCCTGCACGGAATGCGGGCTGATCCGCACCGACCCGATGCCGACCGCCGCCGAGCTCGACGCCTACTACGCCTCGGCCTACCGCGCCGCCTACCAGTTCGCCCTCGGCCGGCGCCCGCCGCGCCACCACCTCCACCGCTCCCGGCGCGAGGCGGGGTTCCGGGCCGACCTGCTCGGCCCCGCCCTGCGGCCCGGGGCGCGGGTGCTCGATTTCGGCTCGGGCTCGGGCGAGTTCCTGGCCGCCGCGGTCGCCCGGGGCTGCACCGTCACGGGCATCGAGCCCGGCCGCTCCTACGCCGCCTTCGCCCGCGCCGAGCACGGCGCGCGGGTGCTCGACGGGTTCGAGGGCTTGTCGTCCGAGGAGCGCTTCGACGTCGTCACCGTGCACCACGTGCTGGAGCATCTGCGCGACCCCGTCGACACCCTGGCGCGGCTCGCTCTGCGGCTCGCCCCCGGCGGCGTGCTCTACGCCGCGGTGCCCAACATGGCGGCGACGGGCAAGCCGCCGCACGAGCGCTTCCACTTCGCCCATGTCCACGGCTTCGTGCGCGAGACCCTGGACCGGGCGGCCCGCCGCGCCGGGCTGGTGCCGCATCCGGATTACTGGCGCGAGGACACGACGGTGGTGTACCGGTCCGCCGAGGCCTCCGACGGGCCCGCCCCGGCCGCGCCCGGCCTGGCGCAGGACCTCGCCGCCGCCCTCGCGCCGGTCCGCCCCGGCGCCTACCTCGCCTCGGGCGCCTGGCTTCGCCCGATGGTTCGGCGGAATGCCAAGGCGATCCGGGATACGTTCGGGGGGCGGTAG
- a CDS encoding LysR family transcriptional regulator: MFELSQLRCFVAVAEELHFGRAAERLHLTQPPVSRQIQVLERVLDVALLNRTSRAVRLTPAGRRFLVEARRILRLSDEAAATARRVAAGQAGSVTLGFTAAAAYRTLPDLVRAARTRLPEADIHLKEMVSAAQAEALGSQGIDLGLMRPPLPPAADGSLRIAREALVAALPNDHPLASSAGVTAEAIAAEPLIAYAPDEARYFHDLVGDYFSEADLNPRAVQHLAQIHTILSLVRSGLGLALVPESAASLRVAGVTLRPLIPAPRRPVELFLVWRRGNDNPLIPILADLAASMPELD; this comes from the coding sequence ATGTTCGAACTGAGCCAGCTGCGCTGTTTCGTGGCGGTGGCCGAGGAGCTGCATTTCGGCCGCGCCGCCGAGCGGCTGCACCTGACCCAGCCGCCGGTGAGCCGGCAGATCCAGGTACTGGAGCGCGTCCTCGACGTCGCGCTCCTCAACCGCACCAGCCGCGCCGTGCGCCTGACCCCGGCCGGGCGCCGCTTCCTGGTCGAGGCGCGCCGGATCCTGCGCCTGTCGGACGAAGCCGCCGCGACCGCCCGCCGGGTGGCGGCGGGCCAGGCCGGCAGCGTCACCCTCGGCTTCACGGCGGCCGCCGCCTACCGCACCCTGCCCGACCTGGTGCGGGCGGCCCGCACCCGCCTGCCGGAGGCCGACATCCACCTGAAGGAAATGGTCAGCGCCGCCCAGGCCGAGGCCTTGGGGTCGCAAGGAATCGATCTCGGCCTGATGCGCCCGCCCCTGCCGCCGGCGGCCGACGGCTCCCTGCGCATCGCCCGCGAGGCCCTGGTGGCGGCGCTTCCCAACGACCACCCCCTCGCAAGCAGCGCGGGCGTGACGGCGGAGGCGATCGCCGCCGAGCCCCTGATCGCCTACGCGCCGGACGAGGCGCGCTACTTCCACGACCTCGTCGGCGACTATTTTTCCGAGGCCGACCTCAACCCCCGGGCGGTGCAGCACCTGGCGCAGATCCACACCATCCTGTCGCTGGTGCGCTCCGGCCTCGGCCTCGCCCTGGTGCCGGAATCGGCGGCCTCGCTCCGGGTCGCCGGCGTGACGCTCAGGCCCCTGATCCCGGCGCCGCGCCGGCCGGTGGAGCTTTTTCTCGTCTGGCGCCGCGGCAACGACAACCCGTTGATCCCGATCCTGGCCGATCTCGCGGCATCGATGCCGGAATTGGATTGA
- the kdgD gene encoding 5-dehydro-4-deoxyglucarate dehydratase, whose product MATALSPVDMAQRLGAGLLSFPVTPFTADFAIDEAQYRSNLDWLCGYDVAGLFAAGGTGEFFSLTPAEVARVVGVAVAETAGRVPVLAGAGYGTAIACEMAKSAEKAGADGLLLLPPYLVGSEQDGLSAHIEAVCRSTGLGVIVYNRDNAVIGPDALARLCEKLPNLVGYKDGIGDIELMTRVYSRLGDRLTYIGGLPTAETFALPYLEMGVTTYSSAVFNFVPGFALDFYAAVRRRDREAVAKGLREFILPLIEIRNRRKGYAVSIIKAGMRAVGRDSGPVRFPLTDLTAAEQAELQALVDRISPARALAAE is encoded by the coding sequence ATGGCCACCGCGCTCTCGCCCGTCGACATGGCCCAGCGCCTCGGTGCCGGCCTGCTCTCCTTCCCGGTCACCCCCTTCACCGCCGATTTCGCCATCGACGAGGCGCAGTACCGCAGCAACCTCGACTGGCTGTGCGGCTACGACGTCGCCGGCCTGTTCGCGGCGGGCGGCACCGGCGAGTTCTTCTCCCTCACCCCGGCCGAGGTCGCCCGCGTGGTCGGCGTGGCGGTCGCCGAGACCGCCGGCCGGGTGCCGGTCCTGGCCGGCGCCGGCTACGGCACCGCCATCGCCTGCGAGATGGCGAAGAGCGCCGAGAAGGCCGGTGCCGACGGCCTGCTCCTGCTGCCGCCCTACCTCGTCGGCTCCGAGCAGGACGGCCTCTCGGCCCATATCGAGGCGGTGTGCCGTTCGACCGGCCTCGGCGTGATCGTCTACAACCGCGACAACGCGGTGATCGGCCCCGATGCGCTCGCGCGGCTCTGCGAGAAGCTGCCGAACCTCGTCGGCTACAAGGACGGCATCGGCGACATCGAGCTGATGACCCGGGTCTATTCGCGGCTCGGCGACCGGCTGACCTATATCGGCGGCCTGCCCACCGCCGAGACCTTCGCCCTGCCCTATCTCGAGATGGGCGTGACCACCTATTCCTCGGCGGTGTTCAACTTCGTGCCGGGCTTCGCCCTCGACTTCTACGCCGCCGTGCGCCGCCGCGACCGGGAGGCGGTGGCGAAGGGCCTGCGCGAGTTCATCCTGCCGCTGATCGAGATCCGCAACCGCCGCAAGGGCTACGCCGTCTCGATCATCAAGGCCGGCATGCGGGCGGTCGGGCGCGATTCCGGCCCGGTGCGCTTTCCCCTCACCGACCTCACCGCCGCCGAGCAGGCGGAGCTTCAGGCCCTCGTCGACCGGATCAGCCCGGCCCGGGCGCTCGCCGCCGAATAA
- the garD gene encoding galactarate dehydratase, with protein MLDEPRTTEGHDVATAPVPRGDAPRTIRLHETDNVAIVVNAFGLPAGTAFPDGLVLREFVPQGHKVALADIPEGAEIRRYGEVIGTALSDIPRGGWVEESRVRTPTAPDLNQLPLATRVPAPLPPLDGYTFEGYRNPDGSVGTRNILAISTSVQCVAGTLEVAIRRIKAELLPRYPNVDDVIGLTHAYGCGVAINAPQAVIPIRTLQSLARNPNFGGEVMVVGLGCEKLVSERLLPDGQADGVVRLQDEAHQGFGMMLDSIMAMAEARLAVLNRRTRETCPAADLVVGLQCGGSDAFSGVTANPALGFAADLLVRAGATVMFSEVTEVRDAIHLLTPRAETEEVARALVREMAWYDDYLAQGGADRSANPSPGNKKGGLNNIVEKALGSVAKSGTSAIRGVLAPGERVSQKGLIFAATPASDFVCGTLQLASGITLQVFSTGRGTPYGLAEAPVIKVATRTELSQRWSDLIDLDAGKIATGEATIEETGWELFRLILDVASGVKKPWSDHWGLYNDLTLFNPAPIT; from the coding sequence ATGCTGGACGAGCCGCGGACGACCGAGGGACATGACGTCGCGACGGCCCCCGTGCCGCGGGGCGACGCGCCCCGCACCATCCGCCTGCACGAGACCGACAACGTCGCGATCGTGGTCAACGCCTTCGGGCTGCCGGCCGGCACGGCTTTCCCCGATGGCCTCGTGCTCCGGGAATTCGTGCCGCAAGGGCACAAGGTGGCGCTCGCGGACATTCCCGAAGGCGCCGAGATCCGCCGCTACGGCGAGGTGATCGGCACGGCGCTCAGCGACATCCCCCGCGGCGGCTGGGTCGAGGAATCGCGGGTGCGCACCCCGACCGCGCCCGACCTCAACCAGCTTCCCCTCGCCACCCGCGTGCCGGCCCCGCTGCCGCCGCTCGACGGCTACACCTTCGAGGGCTACCGCAATCCGGACGGCTCGGTCGGCACCCGCAACATCCTGGCGATCTCGACCAGCGTGCAATGCGTCGCCGGCACCCTCGAGGTGGCGATCCGCCGGATCAAGGCGGAGCTGCTGCCGCGCTATCCCAACGTCGACGACGTGATCGGGCTGACCCACGCCTATGGCTGCGGCGTCGCCATCAACGCGCCGCAGGCAGTGATCCCGATCCGCACCCTCCAGAGCCTGGCCCGGAACCCGAATTTCGGCGGCGAGGTGATGGTGGTCGGCCTCGGCTGCGAGAAGCTGGTCTCCGAGCGGCTTCTGCCGGACGGACAGGCCGACGGCGTGGTCCGCCTCCAGGACGAGGCTCACCAGGGCTTCGGGATGATGCTCGACAGCATCATGGCGATGGCGGAAGCCCGGCTCGCCGTGCTGAACCGGCGCACCCGCGAGACCTGCCCGGCCGCCGATCTCGTCGTCGGCCTGCAATGCGGCGGAAGCGACGCCTTCTCGGGCGTCACCGCCAACCCGGCGCTCGGCTTCGCCGCCGACCTCCTGGTGCGGGCCGGCGCCACGGTGATGTTCTCGGAGGTGACCGAGGTCCGCGACGCGATCCACCTCCTCACCCCCCGGGCCGAGACCGAGGAGGTGGCCCGCGCGCTGGTGCGTGAGATGGCGTGGTACGACGACTACCTGGCGCAGGGCGGGGCCGACCGCAGCGCCAACCCGTCGCCCGGCAACAAGAAGGGCGGGCTCAACAACATCGTCGAGAAGGCGCTCGGCTCGGTGGCGAAGTCCGGCACCAGCGCGATCCGCGGCGTGCTCGCGCCCGGGGAGCGGGTGAGCCAGAAGGGCCTGATCTTCGCCGCGACGCCTGCGAGCGACTTCGTCTGCGGCACGCTGCAACTCGCCTCCGGCATCACCCTCCAGGTCTTCTCCACCGGCCGCGGCACGCCCTACGGCCTCGCCGAGGCGCCGGTGATCAAGGTCGCGACCCGCACCGAACTCAGCCAGCGCTGGTCCGACCTGATCGACCTCGACGCGGGAAAAATCGCCACCGGCGAGGCGACGATCGAGGAGACCGGCTGGGAGTTGTTTCGCCTGATCCTCGACGTGGCGAGCGGCGTGAAGAAGCCGTGGTCGGACCATTGGGGCCTCTACAACGATTTGACGTTGTTCAACCCGGCGCCGATCACCTGA
- a CDS encoding SMP-30/gluconolactonase/LRE family protein, translated as MSFDRRTFLAAGAATVAASAARAFEPAQRLPDPAVEVLDPSFAKYRIGLAAVERLATGFRWAEGPVWFGDMRMLLVSDVSNDRILKWDEETGELTTFRKPSNYANGNARDRQGRLLTCEHRTRRVTRTEHDGRITVLADRFEGKPLNSPNDVVCRSDGAVWFTDPAFGPNPLEAMASPELPGTIYRVDPATGAVQAVARGLKGPNGLCFSPDERILYVIEARAEPNRLIRAYDVSPDGTGLSSEGRVFFDCGKGTADGFRADRDGNLWCGWGMGEAEDGVVVLSPAGQMIGRIRLPERCANLCFGGRDRNRLLMASTRSLYALYVNTQGADLG; from the coding sequence ATGAGTTTCGACCGCAGGACATTCCTTGCGGCGGGCGCCGCCACGGTCGCGGCGAGCGCGGCGCGGGCCTTCGAGCCGGCGCAGAGGCTGCCCGACCCCGCCGTGGAGGTCCTCGATCCGAGCTTCGCCAAGTACCGCATCGGCTTGGCTGCCGTAGAGCGCCTCGCCACCGGCTTCCGCTGGGCGGAGGGACCGGTGTGGTTCGGCGACATGCGGATGCTCCTGGTCAGCGACGTCTCGAACGACCGCATCCTGAAATGGGACGAGGAGACCGGCGAGCTCACGACCTTCCGCAAGCCGTCCAACTACGCCAACGGCAATGCCCGCGACCGGCAGGGCCGGCTCCTCACCTGCGAGCACCGCACCCGCCGGGTGACCCGCACCGAGCATGACGGCCGCATCACGGTGCTGGCCGACCGGTTCGAGGGCAAGCCGCTCAACTCGCCGAACGACGTCGTCTGCCGCTCCGACGGCGCGGTCTGGTTCACCGACCCGGCCTTCGGCCCGAACCCGCTCGAGGCGATGGCGTCCCCCGAGCTGCCGGGCACTATCTACCGGGTCGATCCCGCCACCGGCGCGGTCCAGGCGGTCGCCCGCGGGCTCAAGGGCCCGAACGGCCTGTGCTTCTCTCCCGACGAGCGCATTCTCTACGTCATCGAGGCCCGGGCCGAGCCGAACCGCCTGATCCGTGCCTACGACGTGAGCCCGGACGGCACCGGCCTCTCCAGCGAGGGCCGGGTGTTCTTCGATTGCGGCAAGGGCACCGCCGACGGCTTCCGGGCCGACCGCGACGGGAATCTCTGGTGCGGCTGGGGCATGGGCGAGGCCGAGGACGGCGTCGTGGTGCTCTCGCCGGCGGGACAGATGATCGGTCGCATCCGCCTGCCGGAGCGCTGCGCCAACCTCTGCTTCGGCGGCCGCGACCGCAACCGCCTGCTGATGGCCTCCACCCGCTCGCTCTACGCGCTCTACGTCAACACGCAGGGGGCGGATCTGGGCTGA
- a CDS encoding HlyD family type I secretion periplasmic adaptor subunit, producing the protein MSANPQPAPSSPNLPAPRRASPPPARFSPRGLTERVRRMADDRSDQEFLPAHLEILDTPPSPYAVVFTWVMCLMFGAALVWSIFAKIDIHAVATARIQPSGRSKVVQPFDTGKVQTIAVENGSRVQAGDVLLTLEPTEAEADLSSRQGDLAALEAQIARRRATIAAVETNKPTAKVDFPAAVPPAVRAREEGAMLAEIGQYVTTREAFEAQLAEKVATQERFSASIAARMRLQAVLKERADMRETLVAKSAGTRAAVIDAVQQVEQVAADLAYDRGQLTEAKAGAVSLQRRITQLTSETVARQYQALTEAAQKRDALVQDVVKAQLKRERTALKAPISGTVQQLAVTTLGQVVTAGQPLMVVVPADGPIEVEAQVQNKDIGFVLPDQEAVVKIDAFPFTRYGSIDGKVVRVSRDAVDDREAGGGSDALSVARGQGVNPVTGMPKTQNLIFPVTVALARTTIMADGKEVALTPGMTATVEIRTGRRRVIDYLLSPVRETTSTAGHER; encoded by the coding sequence GTGAGCGCGAACCCGCAGCCCGCTCCCTCGTCCCCCAACCTGCCGGCGCCGCGGCGCGCGAGCCCGCCGCCGGCCCGCTTCAGCCCGCGCGGCCTGACCGAGCGGGTGCGGCGCATGGCCGACGACCGCTCCGACCAGGAATTCCTGCCGGCCCACCTGGAAATCCTCGACACCCCGCCCTCGCCCTATGCGGTGGTGTTCACCTGGGTGATGTGCCTGATGTTCGGGGCGGCCCTGGTCTGGAGCATCTTCGCGAAGATCGACATCCACGCGGTGGCGACCGCGCGCATCCAGCCCTCCGGGCGCTCGAAGGTCGTGCAGCCCTTCGACACCGGCAAGGTCCAGACGATCGCGGTCGAGAACGGCAGCCGCGTCCAGGCCGGCGACGTGCTGCTGACCCTGGAGCCGACCGAGGCGGAGGCCGACCTGTCCTCGCGCCAGGGCGACCTCGCGGCCCTGGAGGCCCAGATCGCGCGGCGGCGCGCCACGATCGCGGCGGTGGAGACGAACAAGCCGACCGCCAAGGTCGATTTCCCTGCCGCGGTGCCGCCGGCGGTGCGCGCCCGCGAGGAGGGCGCGATGCTGGCCGAGATCGGCCAGTACGTCACCACCCGCGAGGCGTTCGAGGCCCAGCTCGCCGAGAAGGTCGCGACCCAGGAGCGGTTCTCCGCCAGCATCGCCGCAAGGATGCGGCTGCAGGCGGTGCTCAAGGAGCGCGCCGACATGCGCGAGACCCTGGTGGCCAAGTCCGCCGGCACCCGTGCGGCGGTGATCGACGCGGTGCAGCAGGTCGAGCAGGTCGCCGCCGACCTCGCCTACGACCGCGGGCAGCTGACCGAGGCCAAGGCCGGCGCCGTCTCGCTGCAGCGGCGCATCACCCAGCTCACCAGCGAGACCGTGGCGCGCCAGTACCAGGCGCTGACGGAGGCGGCGCAGAAGCGCGACGCCCTGGTGCAGGACGTGGTGAAGGCGCAGCTCAAGCGCGAGCGCACGGCGCTGAAGGCGCCGATCTCCGGCACGGTGCAGCAGCTCGCCGTGACGACACTCGGCCAGGTCGTCACCGCCGGCCAGCCGCTGATGGTGGTGGTGCCGGCGGACGGACCGATCGAGGTCGAGGCGCAGGTCCAGAACAAGGATATCGGCTTCGTCCTGCCCGACCAGGAGGCGGTGGTGAAGATCGACGCCTTCCCGTTCACCCGCTACGGCTCGATCGACGGCAAGGTGGTGCGGGTGTCGCGCGACGCGGTCGACGACCGCGAGGCGGGCGGCGGCAGCGACGCGCTGTCGGTGGCGCGCGGCCAGGGCGTCAACCCGGTGACGGGGATGCCCAAGACCCAGAACCTGATCTTCCCGGTGACGGTGGCGCTCGCCAGGACCACGATCATGGCGGACGGCAAGGAGGTGGCGCTGACGCCGGGCATGACCGCGACGGTGGAGATCCGCACCGGCCGGCGGCGGGTGATCGACTACCTGCTCTCGCCGGTGCGCGAGACGACGTCCACGGCGGGGCATGAAAGGTAA